aattttattttgtattttttttttaaaatactgtgaATTGCTACGGTATTTCTctacatattttttctattttttttattttttaaaattatatttgtctatttttttatatacataaaacTAAAGGGTGTGGGGAAATCACTGTTCCCCGACATCCAATGCActgaaaattacaataataatttacaatatatttctttttcttttttcactttttcattttttttacaccttttcatttttttttcaaacatttcctttgttttcatttttttcatttttttttttttcaagattatctttgatgattttactttttaaatattgagctggttaaaaattttgctttataattttttttctttaaaatactgtggattgctatggtgttttcccacataatttttatattttatttttgtatttttcaaaattatatttgttgaattttttttatattgagatgattaagaattaagttttgtaatttttttctttaaaaacattgtttattaCTACAGTATTTAtttgaatggttttttttatgattttctttgaaattatcttttattttattttattttttaatattgagttggttaaaaattacatttacaATATGTGGAGAAATcactgtaactttcctcgcaaattactgtgaattgctatagtgtttttacccataaggtttttttttctgttttgttatgtttttttttttttaattatctttatcaattttattttttaaatattaaactggTTAATAATTGCAATTACTATACATAAAACTAAAGGGTGTGGGGAAATCACTCTTCCCCCACACCCAATACACTGTGGATTACAATAATAATCCACAatgaatttctctttttttttttttttgaactttttttttttcttcttttgcacttttttcccaactttcccttttttccttttttaatcaGCCTCCTAGCGAGCTGATACGTCGACCGACATTGTTACTGTCTCTCCTTGTAACCATTACAAATCTTTGAAGGAATTGACTGATTGATCCTCGGAAAAGACGTTTCTTCCTGGAGATGATTGTTCTCGAGAAAGTAGCAGTGTGAAATGGAGATAATTTCTCCATCCATCTTTCCTCTGTCGTGCTTTGATGAGAATACACTGCAACTAGTCAAttctaaggaaaaagaaagagcttTAACTTTACCTAAGGTCATAATTCATCATGAATGCCCTGTTATTTCGTACCATTTCACTTCCGCCTGTTTGTTTTTCTGAGCTTCAAAAAGGTGTTGCTTGCTATGGTTTCCGAGACCCAAGTAAGAGCTTCATGGACATCATTAGTTAGCTTTGGCTAGGATGCTTCTCCCGCTACGTTCCGGTAcgtattattttttgtgtaaaatatttagatggtataaagaaaaaaaaattaataacttccttatatttttgtttggttaactaaataaacttcttttatttgaaccatattgaaaaatgatgaaaatgagatGTTAAGTGGTTTCACGAGGAGGAAGAACAGGAGTGGCTACTTTAGAAAGAGTTTGTAGAGTACGTACTTGTCATTCAAAATATCCTCACCCGCCGCGCACCGGATATGTGgctttagagtgtgtttggcattgcggtagctgttgtggttatggtttgaaaaaagttattttataaaaagtatttttagttgaggttgatttgaaaaaatgagtgtttggttaaaactgtggttgaaattgaggttgaataaaaagtagtttaatgtgtttggtttaaaaaatgcttttcaaattgaggttataaaataattttaaaaaatatatattaatattgatggttttaaatttaaatattgtaaaattaattactcctattatatcatgaaaaaaataatattttatataaaatattttttattattctattaaactatttataatttcattacgtacaaaattcattcgataaaaaactacaaaattgatattagtgtgcgagtgaatttaattcactctatactagtttttcaagaaaaaatttcgagaaaaaaaatattattcacgtcGCGAACGAATTTAATTCtgcaaactagtttttttttttttaaaaaaaaaatataatacaattaacacattaaaaaaaaaaccctgcgtacagtgcaagtgaattgcactgttcacgtgaacagtgcaattcacttgtgaacagtgcaatgaATTTCACTgttccttgttttttattagccGCAGAGAACGAAAAGCATGTTTTCGTTGCTTTTCCGTTTCAGCGTTTCAAACGCAAAATTCATGTGGGTCCCATGTACAGTAAATCACTTTTCTTAATTACCAAACGGTTGCGGactgtgttttaaataaaacgtaGCCGCAGCCGCGTAGACAAACGGACTCTTAATCTATTCACATGGTTTTCTACTATCTCAGTATGCAATCCTTATCGTCTTGTTTATCTTGAAATCAGAAACAATACGAAGGGTAGAGTCTGGGTTTCTTACCCCTCAATTTTTCGATATAATTTTTGGCCGAAAAATCTGAATTGTTATGGCTAAGCTATTGGAAATTTCGGGGCAATGATCCTGTAATCAGCAACTTCCGACTAATTCTTTGTTTATATACACACTTGACtttcaacagaaagaaaaagctAGAATCAATTCAAATGATGCAAAATTACAGGCTAGTAAACTTTCCAAGTCAGATATGAAGAGCCTTGATCCTGCACGTGCCTTTTTCTTACTGGTGGGTGAAGTAAGAAGAACCGTGTGAGTTGATGAGAGGGATTATGTGTTTTGTGCGTGTCTAATGTCCCTTTTGGTAATTATAACATCCAAGTCTTGTATAATTCTATTTAATAGAACCAAAAATTCAGTGTGCATTTGTATAATCAAATAGATTAGTGATTATATTCAACATCCAAGTCTTGAtcaatataaaaccaaaaaagtcCTCACGCGGAAACATTCCATACCACAGAGAGAGCGGACTTGTGGGGATGACTTGTCTTAAATTTACAATCtaccctttctctctcaattctgagcaaattaaagaagaaaaaaaggtccTAACGCGGAAATGGCCCATACCACAAAGACTTTTAAGGTTGATTTAAAAGcagaaaattgatgaagaaCATCAGCGAAGGGAAAGTGAGGATTGTAGGTAACTTTATCAGATTtactttatacaaaaaaaaaaaaaaaaaacatcaaatttactTTACCtttatcttgattttgatcTTAATGTTTGATACGTGCTAATTTAAGTGCCAGGTTCAAAATATTGCGtataatttaacataatttgATGTGTTGGATttcacaaaagaaagaaagaaaaaagaatattgcGCTGGAAGTAAGACAAAGCACTGTACAAgaaattatacatattaattatatatagttaattaatGTAAGATTGGCCCGACCCATGGGTGCTCTTATATATGTGGGAAGAAAAATCCTAAAGAACAAGAAGGTCAGGAAAGTCATGGGGAAGAAATCTACACAAAGATGTAACAAGCAActtccctccctctctctctctctctcttatctcttttagTATTATGTTATATTGTGAAATGTAACTCTGCTGTAACTGAGAATCACTTCGATTAGTTCACTATTAGAAACTAATTATTGATGATCTCATCAACCGATTTTGTTGTTTCAGCATAGAGATTTATCATATCTACAAGTATTTTTCTGAAAGGGCATGGAGGAGTTGATTGCTGggaaataacttgaaaattgTCTTACAGAAAaagtaagataataatatatgaacaCTTCAGCTTCTTGGTGTGCTGTCGATCTTGATCTATCGACTTTAATCctgaaattcctttttttttgtccagATCTTTGTAAAGTCTTATCTTTGCTAGACTCGAAATGGCTGCTGggaaatatcaagaatcctACTCTTCTCGGTTTTCTAATTGTAAATATcaagtgttcttgagttttagaggtgaaGACACCCGCAAGAACTTTACCGATCACCTCTACTGGGCCCTGGTTCAAGCAGGGTTTCACACATTTAGagatgatgatgagattcgGAGAGGAGAGAATATAGAGTTGGAGCTCCAGAAGGCAATACAAGAATCGAAAATATCGATAATCGTGTTCTCCAAAAACTATGCTCGGTCGAGATGGTGCCTCGATGAACTTGTGAAGATCATGGAACATAAGAGGACTGCCGGCTCCATAGTTTTGCCGGTATTCTATCATGTGAATCCATCTGAAGTCAGAAATCAAACAGGGAGCTTCGCGGCAGCATTTGTGGAACAAGAAAAGCGCTTCAAGGAGGAGATAGAGCGGGTGAAGGGGTGGAGGATTGCTTTGAAGGAAGTTGCAGATTTAGCTGGAATGGATTTAAGAGATGGGTAAGTTGCATCTCTTGATGAAACTACACAAAGCGTAAGAGTAGAGTGCTGGTCGtgaactcttaatttttttcagttaaGTATTTAAAGGAAGACCgataagaaaacataaaaaaaaaaaaatacttataatttctttcttcttttatttgttttttttttttttttttttttttgccaaacatGATTTGGTTTTAGCAGGTGGTGATAACGCACCTACAAATTTAACTATCAATCATTGACATGCAACCTGCTTTAATTTCTTAGCTAAATGTTgtctatttttatcctttatagAGAGACTAGCAATTATCGTACATTGTACTTTACGTTTTGATGTAGTTACGAGGCACAGTTTGTCCAATCTATTGTGGAGAATGTCTCAAAGAATTTGGatccaaaaatatttcatgtcccccttcatttcattggaagagatccTCTGGTACAAGATATCAACTCATGGTTGCAAGATGGATCCCATGGTGCTGCCATTGCTTTGCTCTATGGAATTGGTGGAGTTGGAAAGACAACCATAGCTAAGAGTGTTTTTAACCAgaacttttataaatttcaaggaAAGAGCTTCCTatcaaattttagattaaaGCATATAGTTTGCCTACAGAGGCAACTTCTTTCCGACATCCTAAAAAAGACTGTTGATGAGataaatgatgaagatgaaggaatTCTGAAGATTAAGGATGTCTTATGTTGTAGAAGAACTCTTATTGTTCTAGATGACGTGTACAAAAGGGaccaattcaataaaatcattggcatgcaaaattggctttgtaaaggaagtaaaataattataacaaccaGAAATAAGGGTCTGTTTTCAGCTAATGATATTGAGTGGGTCCGGTGCAAAGTCCAACCGCTAGATATTGAAAAATCTTTTGAGCTTTTCAGTTGGAATGCCTTTGGACAAGCTGACCCTGTTGATGGTTTTGTAGAAGACTCTTGGAGAATAGTACGTCATTGTAATGGACTTCCATTAGCTCTTCGAGTTCTTGGCTCTTCATTGTccggaaaaggaagagaaatatGGGAAGGCGCATTAAAACAATTGGAAGTGATTCCTgattttgaagttcaaaaggtTCTTCGAATAAGTTACGACTTTCTTGATGGTGATTATCCAAAGAACTTATTCCTTGATATCGCATGTTTCTTCAATGGAATGGATGTGGATGATGCAGTTAGGATACTGGATGGGCTCGATAAAGGTGCAAGATTAGGGATTGACAATCTCATCGATAGATGTCTTGTTGAAATCAACAATGATAGAAGGTTGTGGATGCATCAACTAGTAAGAGATATGGGAAGGGAAATTTCTCGTCAAGAATCTcccaaatgtcaaagaatatggcGTCACGAGGATGCTTTTACCGTTTTGAAAGGAACTACTGTAAGtagctgaatttttttatatgtctacTTAAATGGTTTGTGGTGCCTTGACATATTCATTCATCTACTTTCCTTTCTCATGtactttaatattattatgcaggATGCTGAAAAATTGCGTGGCCTTACCattgatatgcatgcattaatGGAAGATCATTATGCAGAAGTTGTCTGTACTGATTTAATGGTTTATCGCAAGCGCCGCAGGCTTAACTTTTTTCAACAATGGCTTTTCGATTTTTCCGATCGGGGAAAATTACAAACAAGTTTGTTTCCTATCCTTAGCACGGATGCTTTTAGAAAGATGACAGATGTAAAATTTCTCCAACTAAACTACACTAATTTTCATGGAAGTTTTGAGCACTTTCCTAAGAATTTGATATGGTTATGTtggcatggattgtctttgagaTCCATACCAAATCACGTATGCTTGGAGAAGCTTGTGGTTCTTGATCTATCCAGAAGTTGTCTAGTTGATGCTTGGAAAGGCAAACTGGTATGTATAAACTAAATTCATGTATTGTCACAGTTTCTATAgctatctctctctttttcaattgataacaactaaattcatgtattgtcacagtttcttccaaaattgaaagTTCTTGATCTCCGTCACTCTCGTGATCTCATTAGAACCCCTGACTTCTCGGGTCTCCCAGCCCttgaaaagctaatacttgaAGGCTGCATCAGTTTGGTTCAAATTCACAATTCTATTGGTGATTTACAAAGACTGTTGATCTTAAATCTAAGAAATTGTTCAGGTCTTATGGAGCTTCCAGAAGAAATGCGTAGATTGAATTCACTTCAAGAGCTGGTTTTAGatggttgctcaaatctttgCATCTTGAATATGGAATTCGAGCATCATAAGGGGCGCAACTTGCTTCAAAGTGATGGAATTGTTGCAAGTGCATTGTACATTACATCTCTTCCATTGAAGCTATTCTTTCCCTCTAGGTTTTCAACGAGGAAAATGTTGAGATTTACCTCGTTTCCACTGCCACGCTTCTTGGAGAGTCTAGATTTAAGTGGAACTCCAATTCGTTTTCTTCCAGAAAGCATCAAGGATCTTGGTATGCTCAATCGCCTATGtttaagaaattgcaaaatgcTTCAGGCACTCCCTGTTTGAAGTCGTTAAATGTGTCCTTTTGCTATTCACTGCAAAGCCTTGCAAATCGACACCGTTGGATTTTAGCAGATGGTTGTGATCACTTAGTCGAGTTCCAAGATCggataaagcaagaattaatccAAAAGTTTGATTCTCATATGTTCAGAATAATGGAAACGTTTAGTGCTCAAATACAGCCATCGAGATTTCAGGTCCTCCCTCtcccattttattgttttggaaatCTACTTTTGAATACTTTTCTTTTGCTCATTTTATAGACATTGTTTTGGTGGTACAGATAACATTTACAGATGGCATATTCAACGTTGTCGTATCTGTAtttgatgaagaagagaagtcGAGGTGGTTTGATGAGGAGGAAGGAGAGGATAAATGGCTAATTCAGAATGAGCTTGTAGAtaacttttcattcaaaatatcctCACCTCCTGCGCACCGGATATGTGGCTTTAATCTGTTCACAAGGTTTAGTGTGGCGTCAGGGTACAGACGCAATGAtcctttttatattgaaatcagAAACAATACCAGTGATCGGTCCATGCTTTGTATAGCCTTTGTCTTCCCTTTGGTGTACGTGTGTGGTGTTCATGAACTCCAATTGCTATTCCCCAGGAAATTAGGGGGCAATGATCCTACATTTGATAATGGTGATGACGTGAGTATTTCAGTGCGTCCACATGGTCCAATTATTCAAGTAAGGACGATTGGTACACGATGGTTGCATGAAGAGGAAGGaaaggatgatgatgatatccAAGCAAAGGATGAAGTTATCAATGCCCACAACAGtagcgatgatgatgatgatgatgcagcACACGTAGCCAGAGTAGAAATAGCTTCtcgtttttttataaattattattgttgtttccATACTAAAAGCAATGATGGCAATGCCGATTGTTGGTCTTTTGCAAAGAGAGGTCTAGAACTTGTGTGACGTCAGCATACCCAAAGTAGAGGTTTGCTTTTTCAGATTTGAACCGTAACATTAAAAAAGCTGGAAAGcttttgaaatggttttttctttttcttgaaaagcttATCATGAAAATAGTTTTGTATCTTCCTCCTTTCTTTATAATGGAAAGCATTagatatcttttatttataaatatttgtcaggactttcactttctttcttttttccctgtaatatgatattattttattaattgatttttatttataaaatcttggatttataataagatatatgaaatatattattttacatgtcaataccaaaatatatgtaatgattcattttttatgttattttatctgttttatttcatctttttatataaaaataaaataaaaaataatacatggtaaaatttaattggtaatttttttttgcttctacaTATATCCTTTCCAGACAAGTTCACTTGTAATAACAAAAAAGTGGATAtgtcttgaaaatataattaagaggattctataatttgaatatattttattttaattaaaaattaatttgattatattaaatttttacaataaattaatatagatatttttttataaaaataaaatataataatcatcaaaattaaaaatttaaaaattaattttgattgaaaattatcaaattaaaaaattgaattaaaattcaacaacaaaagtggaaagcttttgaaattgttttttctttttttttgaaaagcttaTCAGGAAAATAGTTTTGTATCTCTAGtaatcttccttctttttttgtatagcatgagatcttttatttataaatatttgtaatggctttcatttttttccctgttgtaatatattattatttcattaattgatttttatttataaaatcttgtatttataataaaatatattaaatatcttatctTACTTGTCACCTTGTTGCTGCTCACCATTTTCCAAGACGGTGAACTCCACAAACCCATTTTCTGTTTTCTCTTAAACAACTACAAAACGCTCGAGTTCTCTTCCAATTTTCCGATGAGCCAACTCAACGGGAAACCTCACATACTCTTTTGACAACAGAATCCTATTACTATCACACCATGGAACCTCCATTCTTATAGAACCCCCACTCAATACCTCGAGAGTGGATGAGTTGGATTATGCGGGTGTCTATATCTCGCATTCCTTATCGTGGTTTTCTGCTATGTCAGTATGCAATCCTTATCGTCTTGTTTATCTTGAAATCAGAAACAATATGAAAGGGTAGAGTCTGGGTTTCTTACCCCTTAATTTTTCGATAGAATTTTTGGCTGAAATGATGTGAATAGCCATAAACTTCTccttttaattagatttttctaatattacatgacttgattaactatatatatatatatatataaagcaattaaaagtttgaggaccaaatttgatataatcagcaaataatatgatatttttaaatttttcacaagttCTGAAATGTGTTTTCCgccaaaaattaaagaaaaacactttcctagaaacaaaaccaattttttctttgactgaaaagtgttttccgttaaccaacttttctaataacaaacaaatacaaaaaaaatttggaaaatgattttcaggaaaccactttccatcAAACATACCAGGCCTAAACTCATTTACATGTAAGGCTAATTAACATACAATTTGAAACATAATAAAGGCTGCCCATTAAATATAGGTATTcatagaaaacaatttttaaaaaacaataatcttaAAAACTAGGTCAAATACAAGTTGAGTGTACTGTTCACTCAATGATTGTTAAAGGAATACATGCAGTAATACCAACCACGAAGCAAAAGATTtgaggaaagagagagaaacagaaaTGATGTGAATAGCCATAAACTTCTcctcttaattagatttttctaaCTTGATTCTTACTTCAGGATGTCAATAGCCATCAACtttattttctaacttttttCTTACTTAACCATGTCAATAGCCAGAAAATTTTGGCACCAAAATTACAAGTAGAGTTGAaagtatccgtagttgaatattcactgataTCAGAATCataaatattacaaacaaaccatcatagcataaaccaaCAAACTGTTagtaatttaagacaaaatcagGAATGCAGCCTACCTCAGGCAGAACGTTAAAGaagtgataatatctttttttttttatgtaactagtcccgtaccatagaatctttgttgattagttagggtttctagtgaccataatattaagTGGCGACTCTTTAAATAAGACATTttcccataaaaaaacatgtcaaaatttattttttccattgaattttttttaaagctaccGCGATGTCAGATGTGATACACATTATAGTATACTTGGCAAGCAATTAAGTGATCTACCTACAATAGGCCTAAGCTCCTCCCCAATCGAGCATTCTTGAAGGATGTTGCTGGAAACATAACCATAACCCCCAGGTGGTCTAAATGTAGAAAAAAGTTAGTCAGGTTGAATAATTTCAACAGGTGTATTTCTTATTATCATCCCACTTCAAACGCATCCCCATCGTGACCCTGCTTTATCAGAAACATCGCAGAGAACTTTTCAGTGATAGGAAATCGAATAAGCAATCCTTAACTTATTAAGTTGTTTATGTGTTGGAtgttttattgtataatatgAAAATCATGTGCCTGCGTTAGATAATGTTTGCtgctaattaattttcattagaGCATCCTATTAATAtgttaagcaaaaaaataatatcctggattttcatgttaaattgagCATTTGTCCCGGAATAAAAATAGGGATGTTAcaacttctctcttttttctttttccctcttCCTCTTCTGCTATTTATCTCGTCAAccaaacctctctctctctctctcattctcttctctctctcattcATTCTCTTCTCAAGCAACGACCCTCTTTTCTCTAACAGGTatggcttctccttctcttttctcctcggtttgtttaattttttatttgttacttAACTCataacatgtcattttttttattctcagaTTAACCCACAACTAATATAAGGTGAGAATTCTCCTACTTCTTCTCTAAgttttgtgtgtgtttatttttaaatttctttatgttcttaattgtttgaatttttttcatatgagaaaattttgttaaattttagtttttttttcaattaaactaaaaaataaaaaaaaaaaactaattgaactttaaaaaggTTCAAGTGGCCTAATCAGGagctaaaatgaaagaaaaataaagtttagaattCAATTTGTTAGAAATTAGAAGAATCAATAAGtctagggacttaattgaaatttagtttatgttaattaatgcaactagggacttaattaaaagaaaaaaaaagtttgagaatcaattTTGTGTCAAGATTGCAATAATTAAAGGCTCATAGACTAGAATGAATGGGTGTTGAAGTTTTGAGAggcaaattaattttatcaagggtgaaataaaaaaaaattaaaagtataaaagggcaattgaggatgaaattaaagaatatcAAGACTAAGGACCATACTGTAAAAAGACACTAAGTGCTCAATCAAAGAAATCAAGTGGCataattgaaaagattattaAAGATTGTGACCAATTGAGGGTTTGTTTgtgaaataacaagaaaataaggaccaaaattgactttcatttattaaaattgtttttaggtAATTAGGTCAgaccccgtttgtttgctggaaagtaattttcttttgaaaagtgaattctgggaatgtaaattatttttcgatgtttgatagtgtaatagaaaataagttggaaaacactttctagtgttttgctatgttatggaaaatgagctggaaaataattattaattttttatttttttcaagtttattaaaataatgaggaacaaatcttacaaattaagaagttgaatgagaatgaaattgttaaaaatataatttcataaattatctaaaataaaataaataataatcaaaataatagagatcaaatataacaaataaaaaaattcaaagatgtagaaattaaaataataataattaccatttcataaattatttcaaataaaataagtaataatcaaaagaatgaggaccaaatttaatagataaaaaaaattcaattaaaaaatgataagagaaaagcaaataacaattataaaaatgaggatcaagattaatataaaaatcaaattttaagcgatgaaattaaaaaaaaatattcaaaataatatatgaaaagtATGAAAAGTAATTTTCAGAAAACCATTTTTCATCAAACATACCATGCCTAAACTCATTTACATGTAATTGGCTAATTAACATACAATTTGAAACATAATAAAGGCTGCCCATTAAATATAGGTATTCATAGAAAACAATTTTCCATGCATAACTGGTCATGCCTAGACATTCCGACTTTCTAGTTCGGAAAATTCAGTGTGCATCCAAGtcttgatcaaaataaaaccaaaaaagtcCTCACGCGGAAACGTTCCATCAGTGTTTTAAAatccggcccggcgggtcgacccgggactcGGCCGACCTGGGCCTGTGGCCGGGCCGGGTCTAAGGAAAAAACAGgctgggaattggcccggcccAACCCGGTCAACCCGGaaggtcgacccgggacccggccggcCCGGCCACACCCGGCGGAGACccgggtttattttttttttatattctcctGCCTGAAATGACGTCGTTTTGGCCTTTACAATTAAAAAGCCAAAACGACAAGAGCAG
This is a stretch of genomic DNA from Populus alba chromosome 11, ASM523922v2, whole genome shotgun sequence. It encodes these proteins:
- the LOC118045985 gene encoding disease resistance protein RPV1-like — translated: MAAGKYQESYSSRFSNCKYQVFLSFRGEDTRKNFTDHLYWALVQAGFHTFRDDDEIRRGENIELELQKAIQESKISIIVFSKNYARSRWCLDELVKIMEHKRTAGSIVLPVFYHVNPSEVRNQTGSFAAAFVEQEKRFKEEIERVKGWRIALKEVADLAGSWLQDGSHGAAIALLYGIGGVGKTTIAKSVFNQNFYKFQGKSFLSNFRLKHIVCLQRQLLSDILKKTVDEINDEDEGILKIKDVLCCRRTLIVLDDVYKRDQFNKIIGMQNWLCKGSKIIITTRNKGLFSANDIEWVRCKVQPLDIEKSFELFSWNAFGQADPVDGFVEDSWRIVRHCNGLPLALRVLGSSLSGKGREIWEGALKQLEVIPDFEVQKVLRISYDFLDGDYPKNLFLDIACFFNGMDVDDAVRILDGLDKGARLGIDNLIDRCLVEINNDRRLWMHQLVRDMGREISRQESPKCQRIWRHEDAFTVLKGTTDAEKLRGLTIDMHALMEDHYAEVVCTDLMVYRKRRRLNFFQQWLFDFSDRGKLQTSLFPILSTDAFRKMTDVKFLQLNYTNFHGSFEHFPKNLIWLYGIFNVVVSVFDEEEKSRWFDEEEGEDKWLIQNELVDNFSFKISSPPAHRICGFNLFTRFSVASGYRRNDPFFQLLFPRKLGGNDPTFDNGDDVSISVRPHGPIIQVRTIGTRWLHEEEGKDDDDIQAKDEVINAHNSSDDDDDDAAHVARVEIASRFFINYYCCFHTKSNDGNADCWSFAKRGLELV